The proteins below come from a single Paludibacter jiangxiensis genomic window:
- a CDS encoding glycoside hydrolase family 130 protein — translation MSEFQDSLNHLKQQHESLLSGKNEPIGHYGLLQRYKNPVLTADHTPITWRYDLNQNTNPFLMERIMMNGVFNAGAIKWNGKYIVVARVEGADRKSFFAIAESPNGVDNFRFWERPVTMPETEEPDTNIYDMRLTAHEDGWIYGVFCSERKDPNAPAGDLSSAVAAAAIARTKDFETWERLPDLKSKSQQRNVVLHPEFVNGKYAFYTRPQDGFIDAGSGGGIGWGLVDDIEHAEVKEEAIIDHRYYHTIKELKNGEGPHPIKTSKGWLHLAHGVRGCAAGLRYVLYMYMTDLEDPTKLIASPGGYFMAPEGEERVGDVSNVLFSNGWIADEDGTVFIYYASSDTRLHVAVSTVDRLVDYCLNTPVDGLRSATSVETINILVDNNRILD, via the coding sequence ATGAGCGAATTTCAAGATTCTTTGAACCATTTAAAGCAACAACACGAGTCATTGTTGTCGGGCAAAAACGAACCAATTGGTCATTATGGATTATTACAACGTTATAAAAATCCGGTTTTAACGGCAGATCATACTCCTATCACGTGGCGCTACGACCTGAATCAGAACACCAATCCGTTTTTAATGGAACGGATTATGATGAATGGCGTGTTTAATGCCGGAGCCATAAAATGGAATGGCAAGTATATTGTGGTGGCTCGTGTTGAAGGAGCTGACCGCAAATCTTTTTTTGCAATAGCCGAAAGTCCTAATGGAGTGGATAATTTCCGCTTCTGGGAACGACCAGTAACAATGCCTGAGACAGAAGAACCGGATACGAATATTTATGATATGCGTTTGACGGCTCATGAGGATGGCTGGATTTATGGCGTGTTCTGTAGTGAACGAAAAGATCCGAACGCTCCAGCCGGCGATCTTTCTTCTGCTGTAGCTGCTGCTGCAATTGCCCGTACAAAAGATTTCGAGACATGGGAACGTCTGCCCGATCTTAAATCGAAAAGCCAGCAACGCAATGTGGTGTTACATCCTGAATTTGTAAATGGTAAATATGCTTTTTATACCCGTCCGCAGGATGGTTTCATTGATGCCGGAAGCGGAGGCGGAATTGGTTGGGGACTGGTAGACGATATAGAACACGCCGAAGTTAAGGAAGAAGCTATCATCGATCATCGTTACTATCATACCATCAAAGAACTTAAAAATGGGGAAGGCCCGCATCCCATCAAGACCTCAAAAGGCTGGCTCCATTTGGCGCATGGCGTTAGAGGTTGTGCTGCCGGTTTACGCTATGTTCTATACATGTATATGACCGATCTGGAAGACCCGACCAAACTGATCGCATCTCCGGGTGGTTATTTTATGGCTCCCGAAGGAGAAGAACGTGTGGGAGATGTGTCAAATGTTTTGTTCTCAAATGGTTGGATTGCCGACGAAGATGGAACTGTATTTATCTACTATGCTTCCTCAGACACAAGATTGCATGTGGCTGTTTCTACAGTTGACAGGCTGGTTGACTATTGCTTGAATACGCCGGTTGACGGGCTACGTTCCGCGACTTCCGTAGAAACTATAAATATATTGGTTGATAACAATAGGATTTTAGATTGA
- a CDS encoding glycoside hydrolase family 27 protein — MKIHTKLLWSVLFLLVLYPLQAQKIQGLAKTPPMGWNSWNKFACDVSEIMIREEADAMAASGLKEAGYQYIVIDDCWQVTRDSLGFIVPDPQRFPSGIKALADYVHSKGLKFGIYSCAGDKTCAGRPAGRGHEYQDALMYAKWGVDYLKYDWCNTGKMNAEEAYSTMRDALFAAGRPIVFSLCEWGNNKPWLWGAAVGHLWRTTGDIYNCFDCKKNNGNWFANGVLQILDMQNGLRKFAGPDHWNDPDMLEVGNGMPANEDRAHFTMWCILAAPLIAGNDLRNMSPETKAILTNKEAIAINQDTLGIQGFKFVSKDSVETWMKPLCGGKWAVCVLNRSKSYRSVDLDWKFMSVTDSLSQREFNTSKEIFKIKDIWQNKEGGDTRKPLKAVIPAHDVLCLKLYRKE; from the coding sequence ATGAAAATACACACTAAACTTTTATGGTCAGTGCTGTTTTTACTGGTACTGTATCCGTTGCAGGCACAAAAAATTCAGGGATTGGCTAAAACGCCTCCAATGGGATGGAACAGCTGGAATAAATTTGCTTGTGATGTGAGCGAAATAATGATTCGTGAAGAGGCTGATGCTATGGCTGCTTCGGGATTGAAGGAGGCCGGTTATCAATATATTGTAATTGACGATTGCTGGCAGGTGACCAGAGATAGTCTTGGTTTTATTGTTCCCGATCCGCAACGTTTTCCATCCGGCATCAAAGCCTTGGCTGACTATGTTCATTCTAAAGGGCTAAAATTCGGCATCTACTCTTGTGCCGGAGATAAAACCTGTGCCGGTCGTCCTGCTGGTCGGGGACATGAGTATCAGGATGCTTTGATGTATGCAAAATGGGGTGTCGACTATCTGAAATACGACTGGTGCAATACCGGTAAAATGAATGCGGAAGAGGCTTATTCAACCATGCGCGATGCTCTTTTTGCCGCCGGCAGACCAATTGTTTTCAGTTTGTGTGAATGGGGCAACAACAAGCCCTGGTTGTGGGGTGCAGCGGTTGGACATTTGTGGCGCACTACCGGAGATATTTATAATTGTTTCGACTGCAAAAAAAATAATGGTAACTGGTTTGCAAATGGTGTGCTTCAAATACTTGATATGCAAAATGGATTACGTAAATTTGCGGGGCCTGATCACTGGAACGATCCCGATATGCTCGAAGTTGGCAATGGAATGCCGGCAAATGAAGACAGGGCTCACTTTACCATGTGGTGTATACTGGCGGCTCCGTTGATTGCCGGTAACGACTTGCGCAATATGTCGCCTGAAACCAAGGCAATACTCACTAACAAAGAGGCAATTGCCATCAATCAGGATACACTTGGTATTCAGGGATTCAAATTTGTTTCGAAAGATAGCGTGGAAACCTGGATGAAACCACTTTGCGGAGGTAAATGGGCTGTTTGTGTGCTAAACCGTTCTAAATCATACCGTTCGGTTGACCTAGACTGGAAATTCATGTCCGTGACGGACTCTCTTAGCCAGCGTGAATTCAACACATCTAAAGAGATATTCAAAATAAAAGATATTTGGCAAAACAAAGAGGGTGGTGATACCCGCAAACCCTTAAAAGCGGTGATACCGGCTCACGATGTTTTGTGCCTGAAATTGTACAGAAAAGAATAA
- a CDS encoding SGNH/GDSL hydrolase family protein, translating into MKNLMTKRVLIPLLCGVLLNVTGVFAQNKATSRYKVFSGTDPNVEYIGRTAQNNGSVSFDWTGVHLRTQVVGGYLAVKIGDTRGDYFDLFVDSKLAKTFKVSRDTVVVLVSNATPAAHQVMLYKRTEGEQGTATIYQFMTNKNGALKKCTGTPIRKIEFIGNSITCGFGTEVTDGKAPFLPSTENSNHSYASIVSRYFNADYHLTAHSGRGVVRNYGDKNPMSHPATTMQRLFFQTFDINPTVEWDFSKWKPDVVVIKLGTNDLSNPAICPTEDQFVKGYLDLIASVRKVYGNIPVICMTSCMSGETLYQYVQRVVKDSNDKNVHFVGLMPSLLNVATDFGACMHPNYEGQKKMASILIPHLSTILGWPMTNKVVE; encoded by the coding sequence ATGAAAAATCTAATGACAAAGAGAGTGTTGATCCCGCTTTTGTGCGGAGTGTTGTTGAATGTAACGGGTGTTTTTGCACAAAATAAAGCAACTTCCCGTTATAAAGTGTTTTCTGGAACTGATCCTAATGTGGAATATATTGGGCGCACGGCTCAGAATAACGGATCTGTTTCTTTCGATTGGACTGGCGTTCATTTGAGAACACAGGTTGTGGGCGGTTATCTGGCTGTGAAAATAGGCGATACCAGGGGCGATTATTTCGATCTTTTTGTAGATAGCAAGCTTGCTAAAACGTTCAAGGTAAGTCGTGATACAGTTGTTGTGCTGGTGTCGAATGCAACTCCGGCAGCACATCAGGTGATGTTGTACAAACGAACTGAAGGTGAGCAGGGAACAGCAACCATTTATCAGTTCATGACAAATAAGAATGGAGCGTTAAAGAAATGCACCGGAACTCCGATCCGTAAAATAGAGTTTATCGGTAATTCAATTACCTGCGGTTTTGGCACTGAAGTGACAGACGGGAAGGCTCCTTTTTTGCCTTCAACAGAAAATAGCAACCATAGTTATGCATCGATTGTATCAAGATACTTTAATGCCGATTATCATTTAACAGCACATTCCGGTCGTGGTGTTGTGCGGAATTATGGAGACAAAAATCCGATGTCTCATCCGGCAACGACCATGCAGCGATTGTTTTTTCAGACTTTCGATATTAATCCTACAGTAGAATGGGACTTTTCAAAGTGGAAGCCTGATGTAGTGGTGATTAAGCTCGGAACCAATGACCTGAGTAATCCCGCAATATGTCCTACCGAAGATCAATTTGTAAAAGGATATCTCGATCTGATTGCGTCTGTTAGAAAAGTTTACGGGAACATTCCGGTGATTTGTATGACATCGTGCATGTCGGGCGAAACGCTATACCAGTATGTACAACGCGTTGTAAAAGACAGTAATGATAAGAATGTCCATTTTGTTGGTTTAATGCCGTCGTTGCTTAATGTTGCTACCGATTTCGGAGCATGTATGCATCCCAACTATGAAGGACAAAAGAAAATGGCTTCAATACTCATTCCCCACCTGTCAACCATTTTGGGTTGGCCAATGACAAACAAGGTGGTTGAGTAG
- a CDS encoding glycoside hydrolase family 26 protein, with protein MKIRLIPAILSMMCVTMPAMAKSATVDANATKATKALFANLKKIATKGFMFGHQDDALYGVGWKYDAGRSDVKSVSGDYPAVFGWELGNIELGHLHSLDSVCFDTMRLRIKEVYKRGGVNTISWHVNNPLGGNAWNCNTTEAVKSVLPGGSKNALFQQWLNRLAVFLKSLKDDKGTSIPVLLRPYHEHTGAWFWWGSKQCTVQEYTALWKYTVNYLIKTKKLHNLLFIYSPASTPDAAHYFERYPGDNMVDILGVDIYHYGGEPARDKFIDEVHNTLNFMTAAAAAKNKVAVLSETGIESLPLKDWWTNVIYKAVSGNPIAYILVWRNACDKPGHFYAPYLGQASADDFILFKNKENVFFESKLPSMYK; from the coding sequence ATGAAAATCCGACTGATTCCTGCAATCCTGAGTATGATGTGTGTGACGATGCCCGCAATGGCTAAATCGGCTACTGTAGACGCTAATGCGACTAAAGCAACAAAAGCCCTGTTTGCTAATCTTAAAAAGATAGCAACCAAAGGGTTTATGTTCGGACATCAGGACGATGCTTTGTACGGAGTCGGTTGGAAATATGATGCCGGACGCTCGGACGTGAAGAGTGTATCCGGAGATTATCCTGCCGTGTTTGGTTGGGAATTGGGCAATATTGAACTTGGACATTTGCATTCTCTTGATTCGGTATGCTTTGATACAATGCGCCTTCGGATTAAGGAGGTTTATAAACGGGGAGGCGTTAATACAATTAGTTGGCACGTCAATAATCCATTGGGCGGAAATGCCTGGAATTGCAATACGACAGAAGCTGTGAAAAGCGTTTTGCCCGGAGGCTCAAAAAACGCATTGTTTCAACAATGGCTAAATCGTCTGGCTGTCTTTCTGAAGAGCCTTAAAGATGATAAAGGAACCTCTATTCCTGTTTTGTTGCGGCCTTATCATGAGCATACGGGAGCTTGGTTTTGGTGGGGAAGTAAACAGTGTACCGTACAGGAATATACAGCTCTTTGGAAGTATACGGTAAATTATTTGATTAAGACAAAGAAGCTTCATAACTTACTTTTTATCTACTCTCCGGCTTCAACACCGGATGCTGCGCATTATTTTGAGCGTTATCCGGGAGACAATATGGTGGATATTTTGGGAGTTGATATTTACCATTATGGAGGAGAGCCGGCAAGAGACAAATTTATTGATGAAGTACATAATACATTGAATTTTATGACAGCTGCCGCAGCTGCAAAGAATAAGGTAGCGGTTTTAAGTGAAACAGGTATAGAGTCACTACCACTAAAAGACTGGTGGACAAATGTGATTTACAAAGCCGTATCCGGAAATCCTATTGCATATATTCTGGTTTGGAGAAATGCATGCGATAAACCCGGTCACTTTTATGCACCTTATCTCGGTCAGGCAAGTGCGGATGATTTTATTCTTTTCAAAAACAAAGAGAATGTTTTTTTTGAAAGCAAGCTGCCATCAATGTATAAGTAA